The proteins below come from a single Burkholderia humptydooensis genomic window:
- a CDS encoding acyl carrier protein, producing MKNELRTIIKDVAHLEASIDHIADSDDLYEAGLSSLNTIQLMLAIEKHFNIEIPDEMLNRQLFQSIDSLAGAVTQLQCAEQSA from the coding sequence ATGAAAAACGAATTGAGAACAATCATCAAGGACGTCGCGCATCTCGAAGCGTCGATCGATCACATCGCGGACAGCGACGATCTGTACGAAGCAGGTCTGTCTTCGCTGAACACGATCCAACTGATGCTCGCCATCGAAAAGCACTTCAACATCGAAATTCCGGACGAAATGCTGAACCGTCAGCTATTCCAGAGCATCGACTCGCTCGCCGGGGCCGTCACGCAACTGCAGTGTGCCGAGCAATCCGCATGA
- a CDS encoding acyl-CoA dehydrogenase family protein, with amino-acid sequence MKRFDAETGNAHVAAVESVLADDHALNEAARRVAQVAARFADAVDRDARFPTEAVDAMREERLLGALVPAELGGRGASLAAVAAACRIIGQACSSAAMIYAMHQTQVASIVDHALSSDWHRRFAEQLVEREWLLASATSEEDVGGNLRNSRCAIEADGDMFTLAKLAPTISYGAQADAILVTARRDREAPAAEQVLVTLLKENATLTRRNGWDTFGMRGTCSEGFALDARGYCEQIFPVPFAQIAERTMVPTSHILWAAVWTGIANDAFLRAHQFFRAQMQKQGGALPPSGRRIADALALLQAMQARIDGALRLHEHSASRSWTATMAQAAEINTLKTYVSTTALDVVRHAAMICGMASYRNGTPYTLGRHIRDLHSAPLMISNDRIEANTANLLLALRPATLEREI; translated from the coding sequence ATGAAGCGCTTCGATGCCGAAACCGGCAACGCGCACGTTGCCGCCGTCGAATCCGTGCTCGCCGACGATCACGCGTTGAACGAAGCCGCGCGCCGCGTCGCGCAGGTCGCCGCGCGCTTCGCCGACGCGGTCGATCGTGACGCGCGCTTTCCGACCGAAGCGGTCGATGCGATGCGCGAGGAGCGCCTGCTCGGCGCGCTCGTGCCGGCCGAACTGGGCGGCCGCGGCGCGTCGCTCGCGGCCGTGGCCGCCGCATGCCGGATCATCGGCCAGGCGTGCTCGTCCGCCGCAATGATCTATGCGATGCACCAGACGCAAGTGGCGAGCATCGTCGATCACGCGCTGTCGAGCGACTGGCATCGCCGCTTCGCCGAGCAGCTCGTCGAGCGCGAATGGCTGCTCGCGTCCGCGACGTCCGAAGAGGACGTCGGCGGCAATCTGCGCAACAGCCGCTGCGCGATCGAAGCGGACGGCGACATGTTCACGCTCGCGAAGCTCGCGCCGACGATCTCGTACGGCGCGCAAGCCGACGCGATCCTCGTGACCGCACGGCGCGATCGCGAAGCTCCCGCCGCCGAGCAGGTGCTCGTCACGCTGCTGAAGGAAAATGCGACGCTCACGCGCCGCAACGGCTGGGACACGTTCGGCATGCGCGGCACCTGCAGCGAAGGCTTCGCGCTCGACGCGCGCGGCTATTGCGAGCAGATCTTCCCGGTGCCGTTCGCGCAAATCGCCGAGCGGACCATGGTGCCGACGTCGCACATTCTGTGGGCCGCCGTGTGGACCGGCATCGCAAACGACGCGTTCCTTCGCGCACACCAGTTCTTCCGCGCGCAGATGCAAAAGCAAGGTGGCGCGCTGCCGCCGTCCGGCCGCCGGATCGCGGATGCGCTCGCGCTGCTGCAGGCGATGCAGGCGCGCATCGACGGCGCGCTGCGTCTGCACGAGCACAGCGCGTCGCGCTCGTGGACCGCGACGATGGCGCAGGCGGCAGAGATCAACACGCTGAAGACCTATGTGTCGACGACCGCGCTCGACGTGGTCAGGCACGCGGCGATGATCTGCGGGATGGCGTCGTACAGGAACGGCACGCCGTACACGCTCGGCCGCCACATTCGCGACCTGCATTCGGCGCCGCTCATGATCAGCAACGACCGCATCGAGGCGAACACGGCCAACCTGCTGCTCGCGCTGCGTCCCGCCACGCTTGAGAGAGAGATTTGA
- a CDS encoding amino acid--[acyl-carrier-protein] ligase, with product MNDMTHPSVRAADAAHAPIDRDGVNKLRDELVEAGLLISTGIQGLFGRSEKFERVVDALDAYITRLGADQHAEVLRFPPAMSRPEFERSEYLKSFPQLAGTVHSFCGNEHDHQRVLQCLDRGDDWTESQKPTYVVMTPAACYPVYPVVAQRGALPADGRIVDAFSYCFRHEPSLDPTRMQLFRMREYIRIGTPEQILAFRQDWIERGTRMIDSLRLPNSIDLANDPFFGRGGKIVASSQRDQNLKFELLIPIEYDGRLTACLSFNYHMDHFGLLWGIKTEDAAVAHTGCVGFGLERLTLGLFRHHGLDPHAWPQAVRDVLWGHR from the coding sequence TTGAACGACATGACCCATCCTTCCGTGCGCGCGGCCGACGCGGCCCACGCGCCCATCGATCGCGACGGCGTGAACAAGCTGCGCGACGAGCTCGTCGAAGCGGGGCTGCTGATCTCGACGGGCATCCAGGGCCTGTTCGGCCGCAGCGAGAAGTTCGAGCGCGTCGTCGACGCGCTCGATGCCTACATCACGCGCCTCGGCGCCGACCAGCATGCGGAAGTGCTGCGCTTTCCGCCTGCAATGAGCCGCCCCGAATTCGAGCGCAGCGAATATCTGAAGAGCTTCCCTCAGCTCGCGGGCACCGTGCACAGCTTCTGCGGCAACGAGCACGATCATCAGCGCGTGCTGCAATGCCTCGACCGCGGCGACGACTGGACCGAGAGCCAGAAGCCGACCTACGTCGTGATGACGCCCGCCGCCTGCTATCCCGTCTATCCGGTCGTCGCGCAGCGCGGCGCGCTGCCCGCGGACGGCCGGATCGTCGACGCGTTCTCGTACTGCTTCCGGCACGAGCCGTCGCTCGATCCGACGCGCATGCAGTTGTTCAGGATGCGCGAGTACATCCGGATCGGCACGCCCGAGCAGATTCTCGCGTTCCGCCAGGACTGGATCGAGCGCGGCACGCGGATGATCGACTCGCTGCGGTTGCCGAACAGCATCGACCTCGCGAACGATCCGTTCTTCGGCCGCGGCGGCAAGATCGTCGCGAGCAGCCAGCGCGACCAGAACCTGAAGTTCGAGCTCCTGATTCCGATCGAATACGACGGCCGCCTGACCGCATGCCTGAGCTTCAATTACCACATGGACCACTTCGGCCTGCTGTGGGGCATCAAGACCGAGGATGCCGCGGTCGCGCACACGGGCTGCGTCGGCTTCGGCCTCGAGCGCCTGACGCTCGGCCTCTTCAGGCATCACGGCCTCGATCCGCATGCATGGCCGCAGGCGGTGCGCGACGTACTGTGGGGACATCGATGA
- a CDS encoding DUF1839 family protein encodes MSSALLDAPANGASLEEIFTDIRHRVRHYRPHALHGPQMVWKQTNCYVDLWIEVLGWWGFNPYAALPFTITLDFEGDQFSFFKFPFEDLETLYGIVVQEHAIFEPADVHVEHQVARGNLMLVEVDAWYLPDTRGNSYQAEHTKTTIGIDAIDRERRRVGYFHNSGYYLAEGIDYDGLFGKHGPAHLVPYVERAKRQFKPLEERELCDASLALLARHLKRRPASNPIAAFREQLARDAKTIASQPISYFHAYSFNTLRQLGANFELFGRYLRWLEASGCGGPIDMLVAACDTIASESMVLEFRLARASARGKEERGESSLDILERAYASLVDGVARIAPPGRAEPNPPFGTLYVPPRPVTAVR; translated from the coding sequence ATGAGCAGCGCCCTGCTCGACGCGCCGGCAAACGGCGCGTCGCTCGAAGAAATCTTCACCGACATCCGGCATCGCGTGCGGCACTACCGTCCGCACGCGCTGCACGGGCCGCAGATGGTCTGGAAGCAGACGAACTGCTACGTCGATCTGTGGATCGAGGTGCTTGGCTGGTGGGGATTCAATCCGTATGCGGCGCTGCCGTTTACGATCACGCTCGACTTCGAGGGCGACCAGTTCTCGTTCTTCAAGTTTCCGTTCGAGGATCTCGAGACGCTGTACGGGATCGTCGTGCAGGAACACGCGATCTTCGAGCCGGCCGACGTGCACGTCGAGCACCAGGTCGCGCGCGGCAACCTGATGCTCGTCGAAGTCGACGCATGGTACCTGCCCGACACGCGCGGCAACAGCTACCAGGCCGAGCACACGAAGACGACGATCGGCATCGACGCGATCGATCGCGAACGCCGCCGCGTCGGCTACTTCCACAACAGCGGCTACTACCTCGCCGAAGGCATCGATTACGACGGCCTGTTCGGCAAGCATGGGCCGGCTCACCTCGTGCCGTATGTCGAACGCGCGAAGCGGCAGTTCAAGCCGCTCGAAGAGCGCGAGCTGTGCGACGCGTCGCTCGCGCTGCTCGCGCGCCATCTGAAGCGCCGGCCGGCGTCGAATCCGATCGCCGCGTTCCGCGAGCAGCTCGCGCGCGACGCGAAGACGATCGCGTCGCAACCGATCTCGTACTTCCACGCGTATTCGTTCAACACGCTGCGCCAGCTCGGCGCGAACTTCGAGCTGTTCGGCCGCTATCTGCGCTGGCTCGAAGCGAGCGGCTGCGGCGGCCCGATCGACATGCTCGTCGCCGCATGCGACACGATCGCCTCCGAATCGATGGTGCTCGAATTCCGCCTCGCGCGCGCGAGCGCACGCGGCAAGGAGGAGCGCGGCGAAAGCAGTCTCGACATCCTCGAGCGCGCGTACGCGTCGCTCGTCGACGGTGTCGCGCGAATCGCGCCGCCCGGCAGGGCCGAGCCGAATCCGCCGTTCGGCACGCTGTACGTGCCGCCGAGGCCCGTCACCGCGGTCCGATGA
- a CDS encoding glycoside hydrolase family 2 protein, giving the protein MKSAPDRMARGAAQWTLIATPAGAIARPSELGEAGWCAASVPGTVAQALAAARRFDPAHPYPLGDSDYWYRTTLHGAGPRIVRLNGLATIAEVWLDDTLLLCSDNMYVAHDVAVTLGGANRLAICFRSLDRHLAAHPPRGRARWRTRLVDAPALRGVRATFLGRMPGWFPAIEPIGPWRPIDIVNPAGAPTIVRDTLRATLDGRDGVLDATLEFAAPLPGTTRAQLVCGAYAAALEATGPRNARATLRIPNVTPWWPHTHGEPALYDIGVEIGGATIPLGKTGFRTLAVERGDDGRGFALSINGTPFFARGACWTSADPVGLHADPAAYRRALSLARDAGCNMIRVGGTMTYEADAFHALCDELGLLVWQDFMLANFDYPSDDPRFAEALTREAEQFLRRHAARPSIAVLCGGSEIAQQAAMVGLAPDERRVPATEQWLAELCAAHRPDAVYVSDSPHGGVLPFAPREGLTHYYGVGAYLRPPEDARRAGVRFASECLAFANVPCDATLASIGSPAAHDPAWKRAVPRDPGAPWDFDDVRDHYLRTLYGVEPVRLRSSDPARYLTLSRAIVADLVAETLSEWRRVGSSCAGALVWQFQDVMPGAGWGLVDAHGRPKSAWHAFRRVSRPRQILLTDEGLNGLDVHVLNDAPAPLDARIELVALRDGKTPIARASRTLRVGAHAGECVNSADLLGRFFDFTYAYRFGPREHDVVIASLYAADGALLSQAFHFPERTTPTVFERGDIGLEASAAYRDGRWHVDVQTRTFARYVHVCAPGLLPDIDWFHLAPGAAARIELAADPHSPASDNSLPDASARRPAPPAIEVRALNSNKTIRPRIEN; this is encoded by the coding sequence ATGAAATCCGCGCCGGATCGCATGGCGCGCGGCGCCGCCCAATGGACGTTGATCGCGACGCCCGCCGGCGCGATCGCGCGACCGAGCGAGCTCGGCGAAGCCGGCTGGTGCGCCGCGAGCGTGCCCGGCACCGTCGCACAGGCGCTCGCCGCCGCGCGACGCTTCGATCCCGCGCATCCGTATCCGCTCGGCGACAGCGACTACTGGTATCGAACGACGCTGCACGGCGCCGGGCCGCGCATCGTTCGCCTGAACGGCCTCGCGACGATCGCCGAGGTCTGGCTCGACGACACGCTGCTGCTCTGCTCGGACAACATGTACGTCGCGCACGATGTCGCCGTGACGCTCGGCGGCGCGAACCGTCTCGCGATCTGCTTTCGCTCGCTCGACCGCCATCTCGCCGCGCACCCGCCGCGCGGCCGCGCGCGCTGGCGCACGCGCCTCGTCGATGCGCCCGCGCTGCGCGGCGTGCGCGCGACGTTCCTCGGCCGGATGCCGGGCTGGTTTCCGGCGATCGAGCCGATCGGTCCGTGGCGCCCGATCGACATCGTGAATCCGGCCGGCGCGCCGACGATCGTGCGCGACACGCTGCGCGCGACGCTCGACGGCCGCGACGGCGTGCTCGACGCGACGCTCGAATTCGCCGCGCCGCTTCCGGGAACGACGCGCGCGCAGCTCGTCTGCGGCGCATACGCGGCCGCGCTCGAAGCAACCGGCCCGCGCAACGCGCGCGCAACGCTCAGGATTCCAAACGTCACGCCGTGGTGGCCCCATACGCACGGCGAGCCCGCGTTGTACGACATCGGCGTCGAAATCGGCGGCGCGACGATTCCGCTCGGGAAAACGGGCTTTCGCACGCTCGCCGTCGAGCGCGGCGACGACGGCCGGGGCTTCGCGCTGTCGATCAACGGCACGCCGTTCTTCGCGCGCGGCGCGTGCTGGACGAGCGCCGACCCGGTCGGCCTGCACGCCGATCCGGCCGCCTACCGCCGCGCGCTTTCGCTCGCGCGCGACGCGGGCTGCAACATGATCCGCGTCGGCGGCACGATGACCTACGAAGCCGACGCGTTCCATGCGCTCTGCGACGAGCTGGGCCTGCTCGTGTGGCAGGACTTCATGCTCGCGAACTTCGACTACCCGTCGGACGACCCGCGCTTCGCCGAAGCGCTCACGCGCGAGGCCGAGCAGTTCCTCCGCCGGCACGCGGCGCGCCCGTCGATCGCCGTGCTGTGCGGCGGCAGCGAGATCGCGCAGCAGGCGGCGATGGTCGGGCTCGCGCCCGACGAGCGCCGCGTGCCCGCCACCGAGCAATGGCTCGCCGAACTGTGCGCCGCGCATCGGCCCGATGCGGTCTACGTCAGCGATTCGCCGCACGGCGGCGTGCTGCCGTTCGCGCCGCGCGAAGGTCTGACGCATTACTACGGCGTCGGCGCGTATCTGCGGCCGCCCGAGGACGCACGCCGCGCCGGCGTGCGCTTCGCGAGCGAGTGCCTGGCGTTCGCGAACGTGCCGTGCGATGCGACGCTCGCGTCGATCGGCTCGCCCGCCGCGCACGATCCGGCCTGGAAACGCGCGGTGCCGCGCGATCCGGGCGCACCCTGGGATTTCGACGACGTGCGCGATCACTACCTGCGCACGCTGTACGGCGTCGAGCCCGTGCGTCTGCGCAGCTCCGATCCCGCCCGCTATCTGACGCTGTCGCGCGCGATCGTCGCCGATCTCGTCGCAGAGACGCTCTCCGAATGGCGGCGCGTCGGCTCGTCGTGCGCGGGCGCGCTCGTCTGGCAGTTCCAGGACGTGATGCCGGGCGCGGGCTGGGGCCTCGTCGACGCGCACGGCCGGCCGAAATCCGCATGGCATGCGTTCCGGCGCGTATCCCGGCCGCGGCAGATCCTGCTGACCGACGAGGGGCTCAACGGCCTCGACGTGCACGTGCTCAACGACGCGCCGGCGCCGCTCGACGCCCGCATCGAGCTCGTCGCATTGCGCGACGGCAAGACGCCGATCGCGCGCGCGAGTCGCACGTTGCGCGTCGGCGCCCACGCGGGCGAATGCGTGAATTCCGCCGACCTGCTCGGCCGATTCTTCGATTTCACGTATGCGTACCGCTTCGGCCCGCGCGAGCATGACGTCGTGATCGCATCGCTATACGCGGCCGACGGCGCACTGCTGTCGCAGGCGTTCCACTTCCCCGAGCGCACCACGCCGACCGTGTTCGAGCGCGGCGACATCGGCCTCGAAGCGAGCGCCGCGTACCGAGACGGCCGCTGGCACGTCGACGTGCAAACGCGCACGTTCGCGCGCTACGTGCACGTATGCGCGCCGGGCCTCCTGCCCGACATCGACTGGTTTCATCTCGCGCCGGGTGCCGCCGCGCGGATCGAGCTCGCCGCCGACCCTCATTCCCCCGCTTCCGACAACAGCCTGCCCGACGCGTCCGCGCGTCGCCCCGCGCCGCCCGCGATCGAGGTGCGCGCACTCAATTCCAACAAGACCATTCGCCCAAGGATAGAAAATTGA
- a CDS encoding alpha/beta hydrolase, translating into MRPVRFDDCLGWLHEGRTRRGAVICEALGHESLWTHKVVRALAERLAGEGMWVLRFHYPCTGDSAGDDLAPGRLPASVASVRRALAVLREHAPLDDVTLVGLRAGAAFAMLALAGEDAPEVDAFVALAPVVRGRAYLRELSVVQKRWLDTTPPAIREQHHEEPWLNILGHRYPADFVADLKHVDLSDAAATTAAPPRAALLVDTGYGDSPALRDALVARGVPTNIEPFPEWPNALQEGARSRVPLAALESVARWIGHRERAATPEPIAVDRGAHAAAARAPEAAPPIVFAFDGITETLVHVGAKRLVGTLCEPVVPARAGTPCLLIANTAANPRSADGRIGVRLARTLAQRGIASLRIDIEGIGDSGARAPDDQADVLYSDRAIADVAAAADWLGAHCRRPVVAFGVCSGAFAALHAAAHAHVAAGVIAVNLPRFIWPHGLTIAEARKQQTNSARGYLASMRDWNKWRRLLREGRDLRPVLSALRRHLTSRLSEPAARLAERFGRRPKPDTPRGLVRTLTDRNVHTMLVYGEFDPGVDELSRYFGSPRRAFRRSPLVSVTMIRLLDHSVYGASAADMIIGLCIDTLTEWNDRTRGPQPRQRPAGARRGAAHAASADAAASS; encoded by the coding sequence TTGAGACCAGTTCGATTCGACGATTGCTTAGGATGGCTGCATGAAGGGCGCACGCGACGCGGCGCCGTGATCTGCGAGGCGCTCGGACACGAGTCGCTGTGGACGCACAAGGTGGTCCGCGCGCTCGCCGAGCGCCTCGCCGGCGAAGGCATGTGGGTGCTGCGCTTTCATTACCCGTGCACTGGCGATTCGGCGGGCGACGATCTCGCGCCGGGGCGGCTGCCCGCGAGCGTCGCGAGCGTGCGCCGCGCGCTTGCGGTGCTGCGCGAGCACGCGCCGCTCGACGACGTCACGCTCGTCGGCCTGCGCGCGGGCGCCGCGTTCGCGATGCTCGCGCTCGCGGGCGAAGACGCGCCCGAGGTCGACGCCTTCGTCGCGCTCGCGCCCGTCGTGCGCGGGCGCGCCTATCTGCGCGAGCTGTCGGTCGTGCAGAAGCGCTGGCTCGACACGACGCCGCCCGCGATTCGCGAGCAGCACCACGAGGAGCCGTGGCTGAACATCCTCGGCCATCGCTACCCGGCCGATTTCGTCGCCGATCTGAAGCACGTCGATCTGAGCGATGCGGCCGCGACGACGGCCGCACCGCCGCGCGCCGCGCTGCTCGTCGACACCGGCTACGGCGACAGTCCCGCGCTGCGCGATGCGCTCGTCGCGCGCGGCGTGCCGACGAACATCGAGCCGTTCCCGGAATGGCCGAACGCGTTGCAGGAAGGCGCGCGCTCGCGCGTGCCGCTCGCGGCACTCGAATCGGTCGCGCGCTGGATCGGCCATCGCGAGCGGGCGGCAACGCCGGAGCCGATCGCGGTCGATCGCGGCGCGCACGCGGCCGCCGCACGTGCGCCGGAGGCCGCGCCGCCGATCGTGTTCGCATTCGACGGCATCACCGAAACGCTCGTCCACGTCGGCGCGAAGCGGCTCGTCGGCACGCTGTGCGAGCCCGTCGTGCCCGCGCGCGCCGGCACGCCGTGCCTGCTGATCGCGAACACCGCGGCCAATCCGCGCAGCGCGGACGGCCGCATCGGCGTGCGGCTCGCGCGCACGCTCGCGCAGCGCGGCATCGCATCGCTGCGAATCGACATCGAAGGCATCGGCGACAGCGGCGCGCGTGCGCCCGACGATCAGGCCGACGTGCTGTATTCCGATCGCGCGATCGCGGACGTCGCCGCGGCCGCCGACTGGCTCGGCGCGCACTGCCGGCGGCCGGTCGTCGCGTTCGGCGTGTGCTCGGGCGCGTTCGCCGCGCTGCACGCGGCCGCGCACGCGCATGTGGCCGCAGGCGTGATCGCGGTCAACCTGCCGCGCTTCATCTGGCCGCACGGGCTCACCATCGCCGAAGCCCGCAAGCAGCAGACGAACTCCGCGCGCGGCTATCTCGCGTCGATGCGCGACTGGAACAAATGGCGCCGCCTGCTGCGCGAAGGCCGCGACCTGCGCCCGGTGCTGAGCGCGCTGCGCCGCCATCTGACGTCGCGCCTGAGCGAGCCGGCCGCACGCCTCGCGGAGCGGTTCGGCCGCCGTCCGAAACCCGATACGCCGCGCGGCCTCGTCAGGACGCTCACCGACCGGAACGTCCACACGATGCTCGTCTACGGCGAGTTCGATCCCGGCGTCGACGAGCTGAGCCGCTACTTCGGCTCGCCGCGCCGCGCGTTCAGGCGTTCGCCGCTCGTGAGCGTCACGATGATCCGCCTGCTCGATCATTCGGTGTACGGCGCGTCTGCGGCCGACATGATCATCGGGCTCTGTATCGATACGTTGACGGAATGGAACGACCGGACGCGCGGCCCGCAGCCGCGGCAGCGGCCGGCCGGCGCGCGGCGCGGCGCGGCGCACGCGGCCTCCGCCGATGCGGCCGCGTCGTCCTGA
- a CDS encoding sigma-54 dependent transcriptional regulator produces MTTSAIIGGLSRGSIRQRPLIYWTHQPSTLLRKELARREWKISVVTNANQVRMTAGEVTGGILDLSAVSIDEMNAVAAVCASLRNVAWVALVEAHQASAPDVRTLLRDYCFDYITLPASHQRIADAVGHAYGMECLFAPSTAPIASADQGMIGTCDAMLQLFDAVRRIARTDAPVLVSGETGTGKELTAAAIHQHSARRAGPFVAVNCGAIPPHLLQSELFGYERGAFTGATTRKIGHVESANGGTLLLDEIGDLPLESQASLLRFLQERTIHRLGGSEPVPVDVRIVSATHVDLRGAMTEGRFRADLYHRLCVLRVDQPPLRARGKDIELLARHMLERFRADARHRVRGFSTDAISALYKHDWPGNVRELINRVRRALVMAEGRLVTAHDLELDHCTEVAPLSVAAIRKSIEREVIELALLRNRGRLAGTARELGISRATLYRWMQAYGIERPRSAATSTN; encoded by the coding sequence ATGACGACTAGCGCGATCATCGGAGGTCTCTCCCGGGGATCTATCCGACAGCGACCATTGATTTACTGGACGCATCAGCCATCGACGCTGCTGCGCAAGGAGCTCGCGCGCCGCGAGTGGAAGATCTCCGTCGTCACGAACGCGAACCAGGTGCGCATGACGGCGGGCGAGGTTACGGGCGGCATTCTCGATCTGAGCGCCGTGTCGATCGACGAGATGAACGCGGTCGCGGCCGTCTGTGCGTCGCTGCGCAACGTCGCGTGGGTCGCGCTCGTCGAAGCGCATCAGGCGAGCGCGCCGGACGTGCGCACGCTGCTGCGCGATTACTGCTTCGACTACATCACGCTGCCTGCGTCGCATCAGCGGATCGCGGACGCGGTCGGCCATGCGTACGGGATGGAGTGCCTGTTCGCGCCGAGCACGGCGCCCATCGCGTCCGCCGATCAGGGGATGATCGGCACCTGCGACGCGATGCTGCAACTGTTCGACGCGGTGCGCCGGATCGCGCGCACCGACGCGCCCGTGCTCGTGTCGGGCGAGACGGGCACCGGCAAGGAGCTCACGGCGGCCGCGATCCATCAGCATTCCGCGCGCCGCGCGGGCCCGTTCGTCGCGGTGAACTGCGGCGCGATTCCGCCGCATTTGCTGCAATCCGAACTGTTCGGCTACGAGCGCGGCGCGTTCACCGGCGCGACCACGCGCAAGATCGGCCATGTCGAATCGGCCAACGGCGGCACGCTGCTGCTCGACGAGATCGGCGATCTGCCGCTCGAAAGCCAGGCGAGCCTGCTGCGCTTCCTGCAGGAGCGCACGATCCATCGGCTGGGCGGCAGCGAGCCGGTGCCCGTCGACGTGCGCATCGTGTCGGCAACCCACGTCGATCTGCGCGGCGCGATGACCGAAGGGCGCTTTCGCGCGGACCTGTATCACCGGCTGTGCGTGCTGCGCGTCGATCAGCCGCCGCTGCGCGCGCGCGGCAAGGACATCGAACTGCTCGCGCGGCACATGCTCGAGCGCTTTCGCGCCGACGCGCGGCACCGCGTGCGCGGCTTCTCGACCGATGCGATCTCGGCGCTCTACAAGCACGACTGGCCGGGCAACGTGCGCGAGCTCATCAATCGCGTGCGCCGCGCGCTCGTAATGGCGGAAGGGCGGCTCGTCACCGCGCACGATCTCGAGCTCGACCATTGCACCGAGGTCGCGCCGCTGTCAGTGGCCGCGATTCGCAAATCGATCGAGCGGGAAGTGATCGAGCTCGCGCTGCTGCGCAATCGCGGGCGCCTCGCGGGCACCGCGCGCGAGCTCGGCATCTCGCGCGCGACGCTGTATCGATGGATGCAGGCATACGGCATCGAGCGTCCGCGCAGCGCTGCAACGTCGACCAATTGA
- a CDS encoding phosphatase PAP2 family protein, whose translation MRLLFLLTNFGDPILTAPLAFAVLSWLAATGRRRAALAWAFGFACAAGVVAMTKFVYAGWGIGIAAWRFTGVSGHTMLGAAVYPLVAAICVRDAHVRRAIAAGLAFALAIGMSRVLLGFHSWSEIVTGWLLGAAVAVSTARCLRGTSGMQAGSAHAARNVPMSRRECGIGIAHPRASASAVAARRAARVSRSTILFAAVACTIAVSCYGRSAPVSAWISHAAPKVAEWSRVWLDDAR comes from the coding sequence ATGCGATTACTCTTTCTGCTGACCAATTTCGGCGATCCGATTCTCACCGCGCCGCTCGCCTTCGCGGTGTTGAGCTGGCTCGCGGCGACCGGCCGCCGTCGCGCCGCGCTCGCCTGGGCGTTCGGCTTCGCTTGCGCGGCGGGCGTGGTCGCGATGACGAAATTCGTCTACGCGGGCTGGGGAATCGGCATCGCCGCCTGGCGCTTCACCGGCGTGAGCGGGCACACGATGCTCGGCGCGGCGGTGTATCCGCTCGTTGCGGCGATCTGCGTGCGCGATGCGCATGTGCGGCGCGCGATCGCGGCGGGGCTCGCGTTCGCGCTCGCGATCGGCATGTCACGCGTGCTGCTCGGCTTTCATTCGTGGTCCGAGATCGTGACCGGCTGGCTGCTTGGTGCGGCTGTCGCGGTGTCGACGGCGAGATGTCTGCGCGGCACCAGCGGCATGCAGGCGGGCAGCGCGCATGCGGCTCGGAATGTTCCGATGTCGCGGCGTGAGTGCGGCATCGGCATCGCGCATCCGCGTGCAAGTGCAAGTGCCGTTGCTGCGCGGCGCGCGGCGCGCGTTTCGCGATCGACGATCCTGTTCGCCGCGGTGGCCTGCACGATCGCCGTGTCGTGCTACGGGCGCAGCGCGCCCGTGAGCGCGTGGATCTCGCATGCGGCGCCGAAGGTCGCTGAATGGAGCCGCGTCTGGCTCGACGATGCGCGCTGA